CTCCTGGCTGGACTTCAGATCCGAGGCGAGCATCACACCCTGCTGATCCCAGACGAGGAGCTGGCCTCCCTGAGGAGCGTGGAGAAGCTGAAGGTCATCTGCGAGGATGTGCTGCCCAAAAGGCTCTCCGATATCCGCCGCCTGACGGCAGAGCTCGTCCAGCAGCAGCGGCCTCTGTGCTTGCAGGACTTTGAGAGGACGGTGCTCACGTTGGTGTACACCACCCAGACGCTGGCTCGGATCACcgaccagcagcagagggaggcatGGACGGACGCTCTCATCCAGCTGTTCCATGCTGTTCAGAAAGACCTGAGACCCTCTTGAGGATGCGTCAGAGGACAGTTAAGGTGCTCTGGTGTTCATGCTTCCTCCACATACTTGTACTACCGTGTATTTTATGCAGTTTGTAGGGATATAAAAGAAAATTCTGTCTAAACTCAGGGTTACAGTGGACTTTTTGGGCTTCTCTGTTGTCAGCAGTGAACTTTTGTTCCTCAAGACATCGCTGCAGGATGCACAGAatcttgtgtgtgttcttttttttaagtgcatTGTAGGTTCACTGCAGGCCTCAGACCTTGGACTGTATGTTGTTGGTGAAGCAGATCATCATCTGATGGGGAGCTGTAGGAGACTCCTCCAAATGAGTTTCTTTAACATCCTAGAGAAGGTTTGTGGCATGGAGTCAGCTGCACGTGTCTGCGGTTCAAATCTGGTTGTTGGTCATGAAGGCAGACGCCGTGTCCTAATCAATCAGCGCCTTGTCTGTCATCCTTTTGTGCCTCTCATCGGAGTGCGATGCAAAGACATCCAAAAATACCTGCACCTATGTGGCCCTGTGTCCACTGCTGCCCGTCTGCACAGGCTTACTGCTTCAGACCTGGACAGACAGGGAAGTGCGCTAGGCTTTCCACGTCTGCACAAGGACAGAGCCGCTCAGACACATTTACCTGCACTACAGTGTCTGAGAAACAGGCTGCGCGTGTTATCTAAACAGTATCTTTAACTTCTTGTGTGTGATCCTCCTTATTTGTTCATTATGTGCAGatgaaataaaaccatctaaGCCAGAAGACGATCTCATTAATCAACAGAGAGCTTCCAAACCTCCACAGCTCCAGCAGCCACTCTGGCACTTAATGAAAGTTTGCTGTCCAACTTTCATGATGAAACTGATCTTTGACCtactttaaaaagaagaaaaatacacCAAATCTTTTAACTTCTGATGACTCGCGGTGCAGAGACACCTCCAGCCCCGCCTGTGCACCCCGCCTGTGCACACGTTTGATGTCATCAAAAAAGTTTGGATGCTTTGCTCTGTGGAGAAAGAATCGCACAGCTCATTTGATTTGCCAGTAAAAGCCCTTTGAGTAAACAGCACAGATCTGTACTTAGCAGTCTGTGTGCATAAATACCTCTGATTGCTCATTTGAGCGACCTGTAAAAACGCCTGATGGGTGTTTGCTTTAACGCTGACCATTTCCCCACTCGTTTTGGGAAATTGCTGCTTGTCCTAATAGGCCTTTAGACAGCGTGCgtgtgtggtttgtgttgtttttccttcttGAGTCAATTAGTTTTACTTAACTTTTCTTTGATTCTGTCAGTTGGAGCTTTTATCCTGCTTCGGAAAGGTTCTTCACTTCCTGCAAATGATCACAGCGTTTAACCAGAACGAGAGCGGAGAGGGTGATGATGGATACCTTCGCTGATTTGTCTTGAAACTTGGAAGCGTCACCGCAGCAGGAAGCTCTCAGGATCAACCCTGAAAACAGCAAAAGCAGTTAAACAGGTGTTGGATGTCAAGCAGTCAGACTTGTGGTCCACTGTTGTTTCAGTCTGCCTCTGTGATGCTGTGACTCTTCTCCAGGACACAGACATCTTCACCTCCATGCAGGCCTCACTGATCTACAGAGTTTCCATCATTTTGGATGGTTTCTGGTCTCTGGTTCGACACAAACCAGTTCAAAAATGTCAGACTGACTCTTGTTGTGTTGAAGCTACTTct
This region of Parambassis ranga chromosome 2, fParRan2.1, whole genome shotgun sequence genomic DNA includes:
- the fam180a gene encoding protein FAM180A, with the protein product MTQWWPLLAAVYLCSCRAASQHHRKALYPSAYRIKRGTYSLINPTFQRTVKDVDLLFEILLAGLQIRGEHHTLLIPDEELASLRSVEKLKVICEDVLPKRLSDIRRLTAELVQQQRPLCLQDFERTVLTLVYTTQTLARITDQQQREAWTDALIQLFHAVQKDLRPS